The DNA segment TTCAACAGTTTGTTGTGCTGCCTTGGAAAACTGTTACAACACACTCATGAAGCACTTAGCAGCAAAAACATCACCGTTATCTGTTGTGCAAGAGGTGTCAAACTGCAAAATAGCTACAGACAGGTCATTTCTAGTCACAGCCAGCTTACTTAACGGGTATTCAAAGAGATTTGAAGTTTAAATTTGAAAACCCTGGCTTCCCGAAACAGCAGCGCATTTTGTGGCAGTTTCTCATCGTGCACATCTGAGTTGCTGTTGCAGATTTTGAGAAAAGTCTGGAAGCATTGGCTGTTCGTGAAGAGCATGGCCACGCCTCTGGGCTTGCAGACACCTCACTGTGTTGAGCGATGCTCGCGAGGGCTGCACCGAGATTGAACGACTGACGTGCATGAGACATTTGCTTACTAATGCCCACGTAACACACTTGGCTGCGTCACAGCATCATAAACGGTCGTGTGATGAACGTCACAGCCTCATACAAGAGCACGGGCGTGTGGGTCACATGACTGGGTCGTACACGACATCGCAGTGTCTTACACGGGTGTGTGCGGTACGTCACAATGTCTTATCACAGGCATGTTAGACAGTGTTACACGGCCACAGGTGAGTGGGGCACGTCCAGGTCATCGCCGGGGTCACCGCAGCAGCACGCGCCGCAGCAGACACAGCGGCAGAAGCAGTTGTGAAACATCTTCTTCAGCGTCTGGCGGGCATCTTTGCGGAAGCCCGCGTTGAGGAAGCTGTATATGAGCGGGTTGATGGCGTTGTTGATGAAAAACGACTTCACGCAGAACTTGTAGGCGACCTCGCCGACTGGGCTGAGCCGTCCTTCAAAGTCCTTAATGGTGCTGCGCAGAATCATCACCACGAGGTAAGGAAGAAAACTCAGGATGTAGGCCAGGGTCACAGCAAACAGCACGGTGGTGGTTTTCCCGACTCGGATCTGCGTCTTTTTGTTCGGCTGCACCACTTCTGGCTCCGGTTCCTTTGTCTTGGGGCTTCCTTTGCCGCCAGTTCCTCGGGGAAGAGTTCCGGTGGTCAGAATGGGAGGGTGGTGGCTATTCTTATGGCTACTGCCAGTTGCCTCGGCTTCCGACGACAGCTCAGTACTGGTTTGATCGGACTGCTGTggacaaaataaaagcacaaaataaagtCAGTCTGACTTTCCTTACTGTGTAATTGTGTAATACCCAtgggccttttttttttacaagcgATTATTGATGTGCTTAACCACTATACCCTTCTCCCCtcgacacacacagaggagagaaagatgtatTGCAGAACctagaaaaattatattttgagGACAAAACACCTGGCTGCACCTTTGCCTAAACTTGTTTATGGGCAGGCTCGTGTGTATGACGACTCATTCAGACTATCAATacttctctcccccaccccacccaaaaCATTCTGTGCTTCATAGGCTTCATACCCTTACCTGACTGTTTGCCTTGGTCAAGATCTTGGAACCAATTGTCTTGCGCTTGCGCCGCCAGATGGCCACGCCGATGCGCGTGTACAGGACGGCGAAAAAGGCGATGGTGAGGAAGAACaaggagaagaggaagaggtaGTAGATGGTCGGGTAGATGGTACCCCGCATGGAGTCGTCTGTAGAGCAGTCGGACGCCACCAGCGTCTCGTGGCGGAGTGGGGACCGCTGGAAGTTGTAGCGCGGTCCGTGGCGTAGCTGAGCCGGGTGGTAGCGCGCGCTGTGGCCTGCGTGCTCGTCCTCGTGGTACTGCACGTGCAGGTTGACTGTCTTGCGCCCGAACAGCAGGCAGCTGGGCCAGGATGTCAGCACACCCAGCAAGATGGCCATGGTGCACAGACACTTGGCCTTCTGCACGCTGAACTGCTGACCCAGCTTGCAGATGCGGAAGTACCGATCGAAGGCCACCTGCAAGGTGTGCAGAGATGCGAGGTTTCATGAAATGTTGCGAGCTAGAATTTCCTGCTTATGTGCTTTACGAAACAGTTTTGGTTTAACCGGCCACAGCTTTGCTGtgagaaatataatttttttacaagagGCGCAATATTTTGTTATCGGTTCGTCACAATAATAATGACTAAGCCAACTGGACTAGTCCAaccaaataaaactaaaacccTGCGAGCTGTGGAAAGTTCAGAAGATTATTTAAATCGTTTAGTAGCTgcgtgttttatttcttttatttattttttttacctggatAAGTATGGTGCTGGAGGCGAATGATGGTACTTGAGTGTGAGAACCGGAGTATCTTACAGGCGATGGGCATGTCGAACATGTACGGGTACCTCAGGTCCGCAATCTCAGTGGGCAGCCCTATAACGCAGCTGAAGAGGTCCAGTATGGCCAGGGACAGGATGAAATAGTGGAGGACGCCTTATAGGACTTGCGCAGGTAGACACAGCAGACGAGGACGTTGCCGAACGTTCCTGTGATGATCAGGACGACGAGAAATACGATGACGGGTATGTATAGGCCTGCCTTCTCGTCGTTCAGGCACTGCAGCAGACGGTCGTGCTCGCTCACCCCGTTCTCCGTCACGGTGAGGTTGAGGGTGGCCGGGTCGGTGCAGGATGTGAAGGCGACTTGCACGTCCATCTTGAATGAGAGCTGGTAGTGGGGAGGTCACCTGGCGCAACAACGACACTTGTGACCCTAGCAGTTGTGGCTGTGGtgtaggaaaacaaaataaaaataaatgattctCTTGTATTATAATGTATTCCTAAAATATCTATTTCTGCACCGATGCTTCATAGGCAGTGATAATTGCGGGATGTACCCAGCCTTTCCATTGCTACACCCTGAAATGGCTTTAGGTAAAAAATTAACAGCATTAACTTGAACATAGCACcctttttagttttgtttgtttgacttgATGCTAGTTTTATAGGCAAAGATgaattatataataaaattattgtctcTGTGGATAAAGCCTAACCAAGGCGAAAGTCCAAACTTCTGAGAATTCAAACAGGATCCCTTGTGGACTTGAAGACAACTAAAGCATTTTAAGTAAACCTCTCTTATGATCATCACCCGCGTCCACTGAACACGTGATCTGCAGCGGTTGGCAGCCGTCGTTTAACGATGAAAGCATTACATAGACTTGTAATAAAAATAGATGATCGATTACCATCTTACAGTCAGAGTTGATTACAGGAAGCGGAGTCTCAGACTTGTTGCTTGATGAAAGCGCGGATAACGAGAGTCAGAAAATATCATCGCCGTAACAGGAAATCTGCGATTGCTTCAAGTGTTAAAAACTTCCGGTTCTTTTGCCGGCAATGTTCTTCCAAACATTATCATTGTTCAAAGATTTACCCCTAAAAATTCTCAcatagttttaaataattagaaTACAATCGTATTAAACCATAAAAAGCCAAATAACGATCATTGGAAGACCTCAAAGCCCGAGAGAAACGAGTGCAAAATAACATTGGTACTTACCGCGTTAATGCTTTAGTTAATGAGTGTCCatcaatgaaaatatttgtttcccaAGAAAAATGAGCATTGCTGTCTCTGTGGTAGTCAAGGAAATCACAGAAAATAGTTCTATCTCCAACTGACaatgttttcagtttgttaATTTGGCACAAATCGGTGGGGTAAACAAGCATTAATTATTCCTTTTCGGCTCAAGCACTTCAGATCGACCTTTAGAAAGTCTCGTGAAAGTCACAGACAcgaagaagaaatgttttgtctCAGTTTTTCAGAACTCCAAAGAAATCAGTTACTGTTGACAGCCAGAAACAATATTCCTCGATGTCCGAAGCAGCGTAGAAGAAAAGTCACTGAATGTCTTGCGACGAAGTAATGACAGTCCGGACAGAAGTTTagaatgtttataaaaacaagAATTGTGGAAGTTGACGGATGGAGACAAAAGCCAGTGAGAGGCAGCACCACCGGCACTGCACCTTGCGGCTGTTGGTTTGTCCAAGAAGTGAGGAGGATTGTGGCGAGAGGCGGGTGATATACCTACTTGTGGGCATGGCGTGAAGGGTCGGGGTCATGTAGGGAACAGGGCGACAGCTCTCAGATGTCCTCTGAAGGAGGCACTTGGGGGCCGCAGCACAGCGAGTGTAGCATGGTGGGCAATCGTCACAAGCTGAACAACTTCCTATCGTTAATGACGCTCTTCATCTTGAAGCATGGCTGAATCTCAACACCGGGCTTCTCAGGAGTGGTCTCCACCTTTCTTCACTAATTATCTTGcgacctttttttcttcttctttggtCTCGAAGGAAGAATTTCGTCGTTTTGCTCTTTTTTCGCACGTGTTTGTGGGTTCAGAGAACGCGTGCACACATGCGCATGGCTCAATATTTCTACAGCTCCCTCCCCCCAAATTTTTTCCCCTACAAAAAAAGGGGTGAGCACACGTGCGTGGACGGAGGAAAGGGCTTAATTACTTAAAATAGACtaatttgctgattttttttgtaggaACGCTGAAGACCTTTGCGCTTGAGTGTCGAGTTCATGTATTCCTGGACACCGGCAGTTTATCTATAGGTGACATTGTCCTTGTAGGTAAGGAACCAGTTGGTTCAGTTACCCCGAACCGCAAACTACAGTAACTCCCGCCTGAGGAGGTGAAGTCACCTAGCCAGTGGGCATTCAATTATAATTAGTGTCTTCCCCCCTACCTCAGAAATACTGTCACTGGcctgttctacgcatgcgcgaataACCCAACACTGACCTCAACAGAGCGTGACCTCTGTTCATTCATTTtaccaaaacagaaaaactatcTAAACCCCAGCGCTGCCTTATGCACACGTGCTTAGTTTTCGTGTGCGGGCGCGGGATCTCTCTTAGCAACACACACAGCTCTCcataagatgatgatgataattgatgattattgatgatgataaaaaataactaaaaaacatttaccaacggaaaaaaaagtttccaataGAAATCGGCCCGAAACCCTTTGCATTCGAAACCATTCGGGTTTGCTATTTCGCTGTAGCAGCCCCAGCAAGTTCAGTTACCGTGTGATGTCCAGTATGAACGTTATTTCGACTGCTGACCATAAAAgtacaaactaaaacaaacggTAGACGCATAGGTAGCAAAATTTTGTGAGGAAAATAGTCACGACCGGGACTTACTGTCACAGAGTGACTCGTAAAAATTACgagaaacatttaaacaatcgAAAATGAAGCAAGAAGCTACGGAaagttatgtttattatgtttattcattctGACTAGTTGATGTTCTTGGAGCAAAtacaaatgtcaaaatattttcattcggGCACATTACCAGCGGATAATATCCGAAGGTGTCATGTCGACTGAAAAGTCCAGTTTCGTTTTCAtacatgtttgctgctaaaAATAAAGGAACTCATTATGAATTTACgaccagaagtgtcaaagaatggcttattaaaataaaacctttgtaGAGAAGTTGCTCTCCGTCACGTCGATCGTACACTGATGCAGACAAGAAACCTGCAACACTTTCTCTcgtgttttgctgttttgtctAAAACTCAAACTATTGGCTATAACAGCTTCTGGCATCTACACCACCTAATCACATGGCCCCCTTCCTAAGAGCTGACAGGTGGGCGGCGGTACGAGGGCGACTATTCTCGGAGTCGCTTACAATACAAAGACTCGTAAAGTAACTTCTGGTGTCCAGGTGCTGCCCTCACACATTCGAATAGCCAGCATCGCTCTCTCCATGTCCAGCCTGATAgagtttgttgaaaactagaGAAGTATATAGCCTATAGGTcttacgcattatctcttaataaccaatttcaaatattctgtcaatagaGTAAACATAATTTGACAAATAAAGAGTTATACACCCACTGAGCTGAAACTATAAGAAAGTGAAATACTCACTACCATGTAAATACAAAACTAGAGTTCATCAAATCTTAGTTCCCAGTAGTCTCACCGCTGTACTCAGCCATAgggtcagtgttgttgtccctgaactCAGCTGCAATGT comes from the Pomacea canaliculata isolate SZHN2017 linkage group LG12, ASM307304v1, whole genome shotgun sequence genome and includes:
- the LOC112576949 gene encoding LOW QUALITY PROTEIN: octopressin receptor-like (The sequence of the model RefSeq protein was modified relative to this genomic sequence to represent the inferred CDS: inserted 1 base in 1 codon; deleted 1 base in 1 codon); this encodes MDVQVAFTSCTDPATLNLTVTENGVSEHDRLLQCLNDEKAGLYIPVIVFLVVLIITGTFGNVLVCCVYLRKSYKASXHYFILSLAILDLFSCVIGLPTEIADLRYPYMFDMPIACKILRFSHSSTIIASSTILIQVAFDRYFRICKLGQQFSVQKAKCLCTMAILLGVLTSWPSCLLFGRKTVNLHVQYHEDEHAGHSARYHPAQLRHGPRYNFQRSPLRHETLVASDCSTDDSMRGTIYPTIYYLFLFSLFFLTIAFFAVLYTRIGVAIWRRKRKTIGSKILTKANSQQSDQTSTELSSEAEATGSSHKNSHHPPILTTGTLPRGTGGKGSPKTKEPEPEVVQPNKKTQIRVGKTTTVLFAVTLAYILSFLPYLVVMILRSTIKDFEGRLSPVGEVAYKFCVKSFFINNAINPLIYSFLNAGFRKDARQTLKKMFHNCFCRCVCCGACCCGDPGDDLDVPHSPVAV